A single Choristoneura fumiferana chromosome 9, NRCan_CFum_1, whole genome shotgun sequence DNA region contains:
- the LOC141430833 gene encoding NADH dehydrogenase [ubiquinone] 1 beta subcomplex subunit 2, mitochondrial-like, protein MLTKTLVSRALLLQCVTNAAKNAKQPKRNSGHGSWSYRVPPPMPSKSVEMRANIIGGLCWWWILYHIATEPEHVYGEWPYIDPSTWSDEELGIPPDAAGSLRK, encoded by the exons atgttAACTAAAACACTAGTTTCCCGGGCCTTGCTATTGCAATGCGTGACAAATGCTGCTAAAAACGCTAAACAACCTAAAAGGAATTCTGGCCATGG GTCTTGGTCATACCGAGTGCCTCCACCTATGCCATCAAAGAGCGTGGAAATGAGAGCCAACATCATTGGAGGACTTTGTTGGTGGTGGATACTTTACCACATTGCTACCGAGCCTGAGCATGTTTAT GGTGAATGGCCATATATTGACCCCAGCACTTGGAGCGATGAAGAACTGGGCATTCCTCCAGATGCAGCTGGATCATTGAGAAAGTAG
- the LOC141431286 gene encoding apolipoprotein D-like, translating into MYWPVLGVVLAVCGSVVSHTMHLGKCPVVEPMPGFEMKQLLGVWYVIQKTSTGSSCITYNFTATEEPGTYELEQVSQHLILGLTPLKHDYRYTGVLTVPDPSVPARMKVRFPLNVAGSASYIVLATDYTTYAAIFTCQSILFGHRRSATILSRTKELDKMYLDKLRTKLSSYGINPFDLSIISQKECPKHENGQTEGVNINIEPDTFSSHNIGEAVRKTGGALADGVEYVIEAGKKVYNKVHSSKEDLTEAPAGAPFSHRNLDGDAEWLP; encoded by the exons atGTACTGGCCAGTGTTAGGGGTAGTTTTGGCGGTGTGCGGGAGTGTGGTGTCCCACACGATGCATCTCGGCAAGTGTCCAGTTGTGGAGCCCATGCCAGGCtttgaaatgaaacag CTACTGGGTGTGTGGTACGTAATCCAGAAAACGTCGACTGGGTCCAGTTGCATCACTTACAACTTCACGGCCACCGAGGAGCCGGGAACGTACGAGCTGGAACAGGTGTCCCAGCATTTGATCCTGGGGCTTACCCCGCTCAAGCACGACTATAG ataCACCGGGGTTTTGACTGTGCCCGACCCTTCGGTGCCAGCACGAATGAAAGTGCGATTCCCTCtaa ACGTGGCGGGTTCCGCGAGTTACATAGTGTTAGCGACGGACTACACGACGTACGCTGCCATTTTCACGTGCCAGAGCATCCTGTTCGGGCATCGCCGCTCCGCCACCATCCTCTCTCGCACCAAGGAACTGGACAAGATGTATCTCGATAAG TTGCGCACAAAGCTGTCCTCGTACGGCATCAATCCGTTCGACCTGTCCATCATCTCGCAGAAGGAGTGCCCCAAGCACGAGAACGGTCAGACAGAGGGAGTTAACATCAACATCGAGCCCGACACCTTCTCGTCACATAATATCGGAGAGGCCGTGCGCAAGACCGGCGGCGCCCTAG CGGACGGCGTTGAATACGTCATTGAAGCCGGTAAGAAAGTCTACAACAAGGTGCACAGTAGTAAGGAGGATTTGACCGAAGCGCCGGCGGGCGCGCCCTTCTCGCACAGGAATTTAGACGGGGACGCGGAGTGGCTTCCCTGA